One genomic window of Thermosinus carboxydivorans Nor1 includes the following:
- a CDS encoding (2Fe-2S)-binding protein: MRIDHHPVLGDRPAGRLVTITVDGEQLLAVEGEPIAAALLAHGRRFFRRTPRRHEPRGVFCGIGRCTDCVMTVDGVPNVRTCVTPVRAGMVITSNCSEEGGHGKL; the protein is encoded by the coding sequence ATGCGCATAGACCATCATCCAGTGCTGGGCGACCGGCCGGCCGGCCGCCTGGTAACTATCACCGTAGACGGCGAACAGCTGCTGGCGGTGGAAGGCGAGCCTATCGCCGCCGCGCTGCTTGCTCACGGCCGCCGTTTTTTCCGCCGCACGCCCCGGCGGCATGAGCCGCGGGGCGTGTTCTGCGGGATTGGCCGCTGCACCGACTGCGTCATGACGGTGGACGGGGTGCCGAATGTCCGCACCTGCGTCACGCCGGTGCGGGCCGGCATGGTTATCACGTCCAACTGCAGTGAGGAGGGTGGCCATGGAAAGCTTTGA